Proteins from one Desulfonema limicola genomic window:
- the cas10 gene encoding type III-B CRISPR-associated protein Cas10/Cmr2, which translates to MFSNTAIFQLGPVQKYITCAKRTQDYWSGSYILSYLSAVAIASVKQQQSVNIIYPFYETDELFMIVKDNPGNPKEHDFSKAKDYLGTLPNRLVAACDNRTDLESALGNAEENIRKAYHEILRKVRSRLETDINSLIVVGTPDPAWIEIWKRQNRDYIETFWIIYQNNSSLTYGENYKNAEKLLGARKGIRNFSQISGHGEPGEKCTLCGEYQALVRGGQQDARAFWKEVREWLYKSSLTKLRYTLREKERLCSICTAKRFAPSIVFDATTNNDMPLTFPSTSTLSVSPALDYLAQNWNDPRIRKAAQDFSIKFKSLDLKSFPFKNRSLPIIDSHLADKSKDMQEIFRWDGDAFIQDFYQKEKIYKVYEKNISSDIISKCQESLNKLLENLENKDAKDFHLSKYYAVIMMDGDDMGKMLSNCKSDKDHMEFSERLSIFSKTVVPLIAEQYFRAKVAYFGGDEGVIFVGLEDLLPLMRCLRAAFSGHIELNEDGKTYLIDFGKQGKDYIEDKARQKQYKIAGALATACTGAVVAHHQQSLLQVMEELHECLEGSAKKIEEKDAFCIALMKRSGGTTRAACKWYYPEPDIENGLDVISHLEKMKNLYREPDGLKKAWLYDLDREKHALITTGFNAEIRRLIMRHCGESYYDRIEPLIEESCNIVEEMWDTFDKDALENFIQLEFIANYIAKGGGN; encoded by the coding sequence ATGTTCAGCAATACTGCCATATTTCAGTTAGGCCCGGTCCAGAAATATATTACCTGTGCCAAAAGAACACAGGATTACTGGTCAGGGAGTTATATCTTGTCCTACCTGTCGGCTGTTGCAATTGCAAGTGTCAAGCAGCAGCAATCTGTTAATATTATTTATCCGTTTTATGAGACAGATGAATTATTCATGATTGTTAAAGATAACCCCGGGAATCCTAAAGAACATGATTTCAGCAAAGCAAAAGACTATTTAGGAACCCTGCCAAACAGACTGGTTGCAGCCTGTGACAACAGGACTGATCTGGAATCTGCTCTTGGAAATGCTGAAGAAAATATAAGAAAGGCTTACCATGAAATATTGAGAAAGGTACGGTCAAGACTTGAAACTGATATTAATTCACTCATTGTTGTGGGAACTCCTGATCCTGCATGGATAGAAATATGGAAAAGACAAAACAGGGATTATATAGAAACTTTCTGGATTATTTATCAAAATAATTCCTCTTTAACTTATGGTGAAAATTATAAAAATGCTGAAAAACTTCTTGGTGCAAGAAAGGGTATCAGAAATTTTAGTCAAATATCAGGCCACGGTGAACCTGGTGAGAAATGTACTTTATGCGGTGAGTATCAGGCTTTGGTCAGGGGAGGACAGCAGGACGCAAGGGCATTTTGGAAAGAAGTCAGAGAATGGCTTTATAAAAGCAGTTTAACAAAGCTCAGATATACTTTAAGGGAGAAAGAAAGACTTTGCAGCATATGTACGGCAAAAAGATTTGCACCATCAATAGTTTTTGATGCTACAACAAATAATGACATGCCGTTGACCTTTCCCTCAACCAGTACTTTGTCAGTATCTCCTGCACTTGATTATCTTGCTCAAAACTGGAATGACCCTCGTATTCGTAAAGCTGCACAGGATTTTTCAATAAAGTTTAAATCACTTGATCTAAAATCATTTCCTTTCAAAAACAGGTCTCTTCCGATTATTGATTCACATCTTGCAGATAAAAGCAAAGATATGCAGGAAATATTCAGATGGGATGGAGATGCCTTTATCCAGGATTTTTATCAAAAAGAAAAGATTTATAAGGTTTATGAGAAAAATATTTCTTCAGATATTATTTCAAAATGTCAGGAAAGTCTTAATAAGCTTCTGGAAAATTTAGAAAATAAAGATGCCAAAGATTTTCATTTATCCAAATATTATGCAGTTATTATGATGGATGGGGATGATATGGGCAAAATGCTTTCAAATTGTAAAAGTGACAAAGATCATATGGAGTTCAGTGAACGCTTGAGCATTTTTTCGAAAACAGTTGTGCCTTTGATTGCAGAACAATATTTCAGGGCAAAAGTTGCATATTTTGGAGGTGATGAAGGTGTAATCTTTGTAGGGCTGGAAGACCTTCTGCCCCTTATGAGATGTCTGAGAGCCGCTTTTTCCGGGCATATAGAACTTAATGAAGACGGTAAAACTTATCTGATTGATTTTGGTAAACAGGGGAAAGATTACATAGAAGATAAAGCACGGCAAAAGCAATACAAAATAGCCGGTGCCCTTGCAACTGCGTGTACTGGTGCTGTTGTAGCACATCATCAGCAGTCTTTACTCCAGGTTATGGAAGAACTTCATGAATGCCTTGAAGGCAGTGCGAAAAAAATTGAGGAAAAAGATGCGTTTTGCATTGCTTTAATGAAGCGCTCAGGAGGTACGACCCGCGCAGCATGTAAATGGTATTATCCTGAACCGGACATTGAAAACGGTCTGGATGTTATATCCCATCTGGAAAAAATGAAAAATCTTTACCGTGAACCGGACGGATTAAAAAAAGCATGGCTTTATGATCTTGACAGGGAAAAACATGCACTAATAACAACCGGATTTAATGCTGAGATTCGCCGTCTGATAATGCGTCACTGTGGTGAATCATACTATGACCGTATTGAACCGCTTATAGAAGAAAGTTGTAATATTGTTGAAGAAATGTGGGATACTTTTGACAAAGATGCTTTGGAGAACTTTATTCAGCTTGAATTTATAGCAAACTACATTGCAAAAGGAGGTGGGAACTGA
- a CDS encoding CYTH domain-containing protein — translation MLEKINKKGIEKKFVFKNDAAARYIFFALKNDLGGLGGYQMYFWESSILSDIYYDRADLSFSRKGIIHRYREEYEGDLPVFKMTMKDRKLTGTGYEFQKKEGEKQNGNAPEYFELEGENLQKVAAIRTYRMTIAVLTEQNWPIGLIHCDQSSALEPDGTVKKKFYEIELQYEQDSQVAKDMENFSVIIQKTFDLLPVNKTKLERALDI, via the coding sequence ATGCTTGAAAAAATTAATAAAAAGGGAATTGAAAAGAAATTTGTTTTTAAAAATGACGCAGCAGCCAGATATATCTTTTTTGCCCTTAAAAATGATCTTGGCGGTCTGGGCGGTTATCAAATGTATTTCTGGGAATCGTCCATTCTCTCGGACATTTATTATGACAGAGCAGATTTGAGTTTCAGCCGTAAAGGAATAATCCACAGGTACAGGGAAGAATATGAAGGTGATTTGCCGGTATTTAAGATGACAATGAAAGATAGAAAGCTGACTGGCACCGGTTATGAATTTCAGAAAAAGGAAGGTGAAAAACAAAATGGCAATGCACCGGAATATTTTGAGCTGGAAGGAGAAAATTTGCAGAAAGTGGCTGCCATAAGGACATACAGGATGACTATTGCCGTGCTGACAGAACAAAATTGGCCTATCGGCTTGATTCACTGCGATCAAAGTTCTGCATTAGAACCTGATGGAACTGTGAAAAAAAAATTTTATGAGATTGAACTTCAATATGAACAAGACAGCCAGGTTGCAAAGGATATGGAAAATTTTTCGGTTATTATCCAGAAAACATTTGATCTGTTACCTGTGAACAAGACAAAACTGGAACGAGCATTAGATATCTGA
- a CDS encoding CYTH domain-containing protein — translation MLVLQRNADHVLNDGCKRAGVDPKWLLEVIAEINLFVPDDWRLTRTTNNFRIRIVSHPCATFVGSCYRTHGDNILHIIDSLHLPGFHDCKDLRKRQHEFNKKITSNVKKENPEILVPNLYYFRPYPEGFSSPLFARQYERIKQKKDGTKAGDQYHRIHPITKAGLDLEHFMWIRWSITGTVEIVESPDPLYHGKDYWKVPLLENARSRVNLETYEKTFERLLKKYHISLPVLPEKQAAPYEIEYKLTVPEKESDTSAVFNLILETLENNNNKTGFYIGDQEKRHKTQIDIYFDDNRFSLYETGASFRMRKKDNIRVTLKKRFDCKQRDTENGLYRRIEEEAVITASQQADLMAGKPVNSFPYRLLPYIVPDCGLLSPRVIVKNERRIIYIQDHKYRKAELCFDRVIYQIEGKNYGPFFEIEIESKGADSKDIEQLAGYLEKNLELTKSKHSKYERGVLIYKNSINGGKKNA, via the coding sequence ATGCTGGTATTACAACGGAATGCAGACCATGTGTTAAATGACGGATGTAAAAGAGCTGGGGTCGATCCTAAATGGCTCCTGGAGGTTATTGCAGAAATCAATCTGTTTGTTCCTGATGACTGGCGGCTGACAAGAACCACCAACAATTTCAGAATCCGGATTGTGTCACATCCATGCGCTACCTTTGTAGGATCCTGTTATCGTACTCATGGGGATAATATTCTTCATATTATAGATTCACTTCATCTGCCGGGCTTTCACGACTGCAAGGATTTACGGAAGCGTCAGCATGAATTTAATAAAAAAATCACTTCAAATGTAAAAAAAGAAAATCCGGAAATTCTTGTTCCCAATCTCTATTATTTCCGGCCGTATCCTGAAGGATTTTCAAGCCCTCTGTTTGCCCGCCAGTACGAAAGGATTAAACAGAAAAAAGACGGTACAAAAGCAGGGGATCAATACCATCGGATACATCCTATTACAAAAGCGGGGCTGGACCTTGAACATTTTATGTGGATACGCTGGTCAATAACCGGAACTGTTGAAATTGTTGAATCCCCTGATCCACTTTATCACGGCAAGGACTACTGGAAGGTTCCACTCCTGGAAAATGCAAGATCAAGAGTGAACCTGGAAACTTATGAAAAAACATTTGAAAGGCTTTTAAAAAAATACCACATTTCTTTACCGGTTCTTCCTGAGAAACAGGCAGCACCCTATGAAATAGAATATAAACTGACGGTTCCTGAAAAAGAATCCGATACATCAGCAGTCTTTAACCTGATTTTAGAAACCCTTGAAAATAATAACAACAAAACAGGATTTTATATTGGTGACCAGGAAAAACGGCATAAAACCCAGATAGATATTTATTTTGACGATAACCGCTTTTCCCTTTATGAAACAGGCGCTTCTTTCAGGATGAGGAAAAAGGATAATATACGTGTAACATTGAAAAAAAGGTTTGACTGTAAACAAAGGGATACAGAAAACGGGCTTTACAGACGCATAGAAGAAGAGGCCGTGATTACTGCTTCACAGCAGGCCGATCTTATGGCAGGCAAACCTGTAAATTCTTTTCCATACAGACTGCTGCCCTATATAGTGCCTGACTGCGGCCTTCTATCACCCAGGGTAATTGTAAAAAACGAACGCCGTATCATCTACATACAAGATCATAAATACAGGAAAGCAGAACTTTGCTTTGACCGGGTCATATACCAGATTGAAGGTAAAAATTACGGGCCTTTTTTTGAAATAGAAATTGAAAGCAAAGGAGCAGACAGTAAAGATATTGAACAGCTGGCAGGGTATCTTGAGAAAAATCTGGAATTAACAAAATCAAAACATTCCAAATATGAGAGAGGTGTTTTGATTTATAAAAATTCAATTAATGGAGGTAAAAAAAATGCTTGA